One window of Chamaesiphon minutus PCC 6605 genomic DNA carries:
- a CDS encoding tetratricopeptide repeat protein, translating into MSNLDTGDRLLGAGNFAEAIACYDLIIEIDPFQHHAWYGRGLALARSAKYREAIESFDCALNIQPNEEMAWINRGTAFGILGEFTQALASFDLALKINAYNSEALYGRGLALNQLGRNTESLASYERAVKIDSDNYKAWHNRGVLLNELTRYQDAIDCFDRALAVNPDLYQAWQSRTLSLLNLERYAEAIINCDRLLALEPNNPEAFYQRGIALSMLTRYDEAIIDFDLALQIDSGYYLAWKNRGYALDRLARHSEALASSLSEKHI; encoded by the coding sequence ATGTCGAACTTAGATACTGGCGATCGACTATTAGGTGCAGGCAACTTTGCTGAAGCGATCGCCTGTTACGATCTGATTATCGAAATCGATCCGTTTCAGCATCATGCCTGGTACGGTCGCGGTCTTGCCCTCGCTCGATCCGCAAAATATCGCGAAGCAATCGAGAGTTTTGATTGCGCGCTAAATATCCAGCCAAATGAAGAGATGGCTTGGATAAATCGCGGCACTGCGTTTGGCATCCTCGGCGAATTTACCCAAGCACTTGCTAGTTTCGATTTAGCTCTAAAAATTAACGCATATAACAGTGAAGCTTTATATGGCAGAGGTTTGGCTTTAAATCAGTTAGGGCGAAATACCGAATCGCTGGCTAGTTACGAGCGCGCTGTCAAAATCGATTCAGACAACTATAAAGCTTGGCATAATCGCGGCGTACTGCTTAACGAGCTGACCAGATATCAAGACGCGATCGACTGTTTCGATCGCGCTCTAGCCGTCAATCCAGATTTATATCAAGCTTGGCAAAGTCGGACTCTTTCATTACTGAATTTAGAGCGATATGCGGAAGCAATTATTAATTGCGATCGGTTACTTGCACTCGAACCAAACAATCCAGAAGCGTTTTATCAACGCGGGATTGCATTGAGTATGTTGACTAGATATGATGAAGCAATTATCGATTTCGATCTGGCCTTGCAAATCGATAGTGGTTATTATTTAGCTTGGAAAAATCGCGGCTATGCCCTCGATCGATTGGCGCGACATTCAGAAGCACTGGCTAGCAGCCTGTCGGAGAAACACATTTAA
- a CDS encoding 2-isopropylmalate synthase → MTEQTSSDRVIIFDTTLRDGEQSPGATLNAEEKLTIARQLARLGVDVIEAGFPYSSRGDFEAVQQIANLVGTPSGPIICGLARASEKDIKAAAEALKPAAKSRIHTFIATSDIHLEYKLKKTRKEVLQIAGEMVAYAKSFVDDVEFSPEDAGRSDPEFLYEVLERAIANGATTVNIPDTVGYTTPAEFGALIKGIKENVPNIDRAIISVHGHDDLGLAVANFLEAVKNGARQLECTINGIGERAGNASLEELVMALHVRRQYFNPFLGRPVDSTASLTNIDTRQIYKTSRLVSSLTGMLVQPNKAIVGANAFAHESGIHQDGVLKNKLTYEIMDAQSIGLTDNLITLGKLSGRNAFRTRLLELGIDLSENDLNKAFLRFKDVADKKKEITDRDLEAIVNDEIKQSPEIFILDRVQVACGDRAQPTATVTIRMPNGEELTDAAIGTGPVDAIYKAINRVVDVPNQLIEFSVQSVTAGIDAIGEVTIRLKYQDYTYSGYAANTDIIVASAQAYINALNRLYAAKTKLEEAANQLAVNS, encoded by the coding sequence ATGACCGAACAAACATCATCAGACCGCGTAATTATTTTCGATACTACTTTGCGCGATGGCGAACAGTCTCCAGGTGCAACCCTCAACGCCGAGGAAAAGCTCACGATCGCCCGTCAATTAGCACGCTTGGGTGTCGATGTCATCGAAGCTGGTTTTCCCTACTCTAGTCGGGGCGATTTTGAAGCAGTCCAACAAATCGCCAATCTAGTCGGGACGCCATCGGGGCCGATTATTTGCGGTTTGGCACGCGCGAGCGAAAAAGATATTAAAGCTGCTGCTGAAGCTCTCAAACCTGCGGCAAAATCGCGCATTCATACATTTATTGCGACGTCGGATATTCACCTAGAGTATAAACTCAAAAAGACTAGAAAAGAAGTCTTACAAATCGCTGGCGAAATGGTCGCTTATGCCAAATCCTTCGTCGATGATGTGGAGTTTTCGCCAGAAGATGCCGGACGCAGCGACCCTGAATTTTTGTATGAAGTACTAGAACGTGCGATTGCTAATGGCGCGACGACTGTCAATATTCCCGATACCGTTGGTTATACAACACCCGCTGAATTTGGTGCCTTAATTAAAGGGATTAAAGAGAATGTCCCCAATATCGATCGGGCGATTATTTCCGTTCACGGACACGACGATTTGGGATTGGCTGTGGCTAACTTTTTGGAAGCAGTAAAAAATGGTGCGCGCCAACTAGAATGCACGATTAACGGTATTGGCGAACGCGCTGGTAACGCCTCGTTAGAAGAGTTAGTAATGGCACTACATGTGCGTCGTCAGTACTTCAACCCCTTCTTAGGTCGTCCGGTCGATTCTACCGCGTCGCTGACAAATATCGATACTCGTCAAATTTATAAGACATCCCGCTTAGTATCGAGCCTAACTGGAATGCTCGTTCAACCCAATAAAGCGATCGTCGGTGCCAATGCTTTCGCTCACGAATCGGGCATTCATCAAGATGGTGTGTTAAAAAACAAGCTCACTTATGAAATTATGGATGCTCAGTCGATCGGGTTGACTGATAATCTAATTACACTGGGCAAATTGTCCGGTCGAAATGCCTTCCGGACGCGTCTATTAGAATTGGGGATTGATTTATCGGAGAACGATCTGAATAAAGCTTTCTTGAGGTTTAAAGACGTCGCTGATAAGAAAAAAGAAATTACCGATCGAGATTTAGAAGCGATCGTTAATGATGAAATCAAACAAAGTCCCGAAATCTTTATTCTCGATCGCGTGCAAGTCGCTTGCGGCGATCGCGCTCAACCGACTGCTACGGTTACGATTCGGATGCCCAATGGTGAAGAATTAACCGATGCCGCGATCGGCACTGGCCCGGTAGATGCTATTTATAAAGCAATCAACCGCGTTGTCGATGTACCGAATCAGTTAATCGAATTCTCGGTGCAATCGGTGACAGCAGGTATCGATGCGATCGGTGAAGTGACAATTCGCCTCAAGTATCAGGATTATACTTATTCTGGATATGCTGCGAATACAGACATTATCGTCGCTTCCGCACAAGCTTATATCAACGCGCTCAATCGTTTGTACGCTGCAAAAACTAAGTTGGAAGAAGCAGCTAATCAGTTAGCAGTTAATAGTTAA
- the pyrH gene encoding UMP kinase has translation MGTTYQRVLLKLSGEALMGDLGYGIDPTIVQAIAQEVAEVVASGVQVAIVVGGGNIFRGVKASAKGMDRATADYVGMIATVMNAITLQDALEQKGVQTRVQTAIAMQEVAEPYIRRRAIRHLEKGRVVVFGAGSGNPFFTTDTAAALRAAEIDANVIFKATKVDGVYDADPQTNPDAKLFKSLTFKHVLDRDLRVMDSTAIAMCRENNIPIIVFNLFERGNIQRVVAGETIGTFVGGSCEIC, from the coding sequence ATGGGGACGACTTACCAACGGGTATTGCTCAAGTTGAGTGGGGAAGCCCTGATGGGCGATCTTGGTTATGGCATCGATCCGACGATCGTCCAAGCCATCGCGCAAGAAGTAGCCGAAGTCGTTGCTAGTGGTGTCCAAGTCGCCATAGTCGTTGGTGGTGGCAATATTTTCCGTGGAGTCAAAGCTTCCGCTAAAGGCATGGATCGAGCTACGGCTGACTATGTGGGGATGATTGCCACTGTGATGAATGCAATTACGCTTCAGGATGCGTTAGAACAGAAAGGGGTACAAACCAGAGTCCAAACCGCGATCGCGATGCAGGAAGTCGCCGAACCCTATATCCGTCGCCGTGCCATCCGCCATCTCGAAAAAGGTCGGGTAGTGGTGTTTGGAGCGGGTTCTGGGAATCCATTCTTTACCACCGATACCGCTGCCGCGCTGCGTGCTGCCGAGATCGATGCTAATGTGATTTTTAAGGCTACCAAAGTCGATGGCGTATACGATGCCGACCCCCAAACCAATCCTGATGCCAAACTGTTTAAGAGTTTGACTTTTAAGCACGTTCTCGATCGGGATTTACGGGTGATGGATAGCACGGCTATTGCCATGTGTCGGGAAAATAATATTCCGATTATCGTCTTCAATTTATTTGAACGGGGCAATATTCAGCGAGTGGTAGCGGGTGAAACAATTGGTACTTTTGTAGGAGGTTCTTGTGAAATTTGCTGA
- a CDS encoding transposase encodes MKNSGNKGFDQHYNGQIAIEHQALLIISNTLSNHPNDQLDALPTVDAIDRRVGKPKRAALDTGYFSVTNIEGLETRQIEPYIATGRHSHQDYWQTILSQQPDPPVAAATLKAQMAYKLQTDEGRAFYRLRKCTVEPIIGIIKETIGFRQFSLRGLTKAAGEWNLVCLAYNFRRLHRLMGIKCVSPTGC; translated from the coding sequence ATGAAAAATAGTGGTAACAAAGGCTTTGACCAGCATTATAATGGTCAGATTGCGATCGAGCATCAAGCTTTATTAATTATTTCCAACACTCTATCCAATCATCCTAATGACCAACTTGATGCACTACCAACTGTCGATGCGATCGATCGTAGAGTCGGCAAGCCCAAGCGAGCAGCATTAGATACTGGCTACTTCAGCGTGACTAATATTGAGGGTTTGGAGACACGTCAAATTGAGCCATACATAGCTACCGGGCGGCATTCTCATCAGGATTATTGGCAAACTATATTGTCACAACAACCAGATCCACCAGTGGCAGCGGCAACACTGAAAGCACAGATGGCATACAAGCTGCAAACCGATGAAGGAAGAGCATTTTATCGGTTACGAAAGTGTACCGTCGAACCGATTATTGGTATTATCAAAGAAACAATAGGGTTTCGCCAGTTCTCTTTAAGAGGCTTGACCAAAGCAGCCGGAGAATGGAATCTTGTCTGCCTCGCCTACAATTTCAGACGTTTGCATCGATTAATGGGGATTAAATGTGTTTCTCCGACAGGCTGCTAG
- a CDS encoding GIY-YIG nuclease family protein, with protein sequence MSSNTDIPSLGSLEFLPYIDDGGELPIQLQNRIGIYAIFDELQVLQFVGYSRDIYLSLKQHLVRKPEACYWVKVTTIDRPNRTFLENVQSSWTTENGSIPLGNAADSAQWLDPISTHHAMTAAESDSFADLDGVAQIKLLKQVSRRVEETILATLQQRGVHTEIRFNPKLKEQGLLDLK encoded by the coding sequence ATGTCATCAAATACCGATATTCCAAGTTTAGGAAGCTTGGAGTTTTTACCATATATTGATGATGGCGGAGAATTACCGATCCAGCTCCAAAATAGAATTGGTATTTATGCAATTTTTGATGAGTTGCAAGTTTTACAATTCGTCGGTTATTCACGAGATATTTATCTAAGTCTCAAACAACATTTAGTCAGAAAGCCGGAAGCTTGCTATTGGGTAAAAGTGACGACGATCGATCGACCCAATCGGACATTTCTCGAAAATGTGCAGTCGAGCTGGACTACCGAAAATGGTAGCATCCCCCTTGGCAATGCAGCCGATAGTGCCCAATGGTTAGATCCGATTTCCACCCATCATGCCATGACCGCTGCCGAAAGCGATAGCTTTGCCGATCTCGATGGTGTCGCTCAAATCAAGCTGCTCAAGCAAGTCTCTCGCCGCGTCGAAGAAACTATCTTAGCCACACTCCAACAGCGCGGCGTCCACACCGAAATTCGCTTCAATCCCAAGCTCAAAGAGCAAGGTTTACTAGATCTAAAATAG
- a CDS encoding IS982 family transposase, which yields MDLTELFCEIDDFCQDWLATFSSISFPANGNSLPKRCGLSLSEVMTISIHFHQSSYRTFKDYYLKNVCQNLTDYFPKLVSYNRMVELMPNVLIACLYYLNSRQGKVTGISFVDSTAIPVCHPKRIKRNKVFKETAKLSKSSMGWYFGFKLHLIINDCGEILSCKITPGNVDDRTHLPSMTQGISGKIFGDKGYIKKELFEELLNKGLQLITPLKSNMKNKLILMDDKISLRKRSLIETVNDQLKNICYLVHSRHRSLHNFMLNLITALIAYTHQPKKPSLKLDEPAQNFFSIVPI from the coding sequence ATGGACTTAACCGAACTATTTTGTGAAATAGATGATTTCTGCCAAGATTGGCTAGCAACTTTTTCATCAATATCTTTCCCTGCCAACGGTAATAGCTTACCAAAACGCTGCGGCCTATCACTGAGCGAGGTCATGACTATTTCTATTCATTTCCATCAGTCAAGCTATCGAACATTTAAGGATTATTACCTCAAAAATGTTTGTCAAAACTTAACTGATTATTTTCCAAAGTTGGTTAGTTACAATAGAATGGTGGAGTTGATGCCAAATGTTTTAATAGCTTGCCTTTATTATCTCAACTCTCGTCAAGGTAAGGTGACTGGAATTAGTTTCGTGGATAGCACGGCTATTCCAGTTTGTCACCCAAAAAGAATTAAAAGAAATAAGGTTTTCAAAGAAACTGCCAAGCTGAGTAAGAGTTCTATGGGATGGTACTTTGGATTCAAGCTTCATTTAATTATTAATGATTGCGGAGAGATATTAAGCTGCAAAATCACACCTGGCAATGTCGATGACCGCACACATTTGCCATCAATGACACAGGGAATATCAGGAAAAATATTTGGAGACAAAGGATATATTAAGAAAGAACTATTTGAAGAATTATTAAATAAAGGATTGCAGCTAATTACGCCACTAAAATCTAATATGAAAAACAAGCTCATCTTGATGGATGACAAAATATCACTTCGGAAACGCTCGCTGATTGAAACGGTAAATGACCAGTTAAAAAATATTTGTTATTTAGTCCATTCTCGCCATCGGAGCTTGCATAATTTCATGCTAAATCTGATTACAGCATTAATTGCTTATACTCATCAACCTAAAAAGCCGAGTTTGAAGCTAGATGAGCCTGCTCAAAACTTCTTTAGTATTGTTCCTATTTAG
- a CDS encoding NYN domain-containing protein: protein MFSAANRLSIFVDGNNMFYAQQKNGWFFDPRRVLEYFTKEPELMLINAFWYTGLKDAQDQRGFRDALISLGYTVRTKILKEYYDDTSGRYSQKANLDIEIVVDMFNTVDQYNRVVLFSGDGDFERAIELLRSKNTHITVISTEGMIARELRNVTDRYIDLNDIRERIEKVDSL, encoded by the coding sequence ATGTTCTCTGCTGCTAACCGTCTCTCAATCTTTGTGGACGGTAATAATATGTTTTATGCCCAACAAAAAAATGGGTGGTTTTTCGATCCTCGGCGCGTGCTAGAGTATTTCACGAAAGAACCAGAATTAATGTTGATTAACGCTTTTTGGTATACTGGATTGAAAGATGCTCAAGATCAACGGGGCTTTCGCGACGCACTGATCAGCCTGGGTTATACAGTTCGTACTAAGATTCTCAAGGAATATTATGACGACACCTCTGGTCGCTATTCCCAAAAAGCGAATCTCGATATTGAAATCGTGGTCGATATGTTTAATACTGTAGATCAGTACAATCGAGTCGTGCTATTTAGTGGTGATGGTGATTTCGAGCGCGCGATCGAGCTACTGCGATCTAAGAATACCCACATCACAGTGATCTCCACCGAAGGGATGATTGCCAGAGAATTGCGAAATGTTACCGATCGCTACATCGATCTCAATGACATTCGCGAACGCATCGAGAAAGTTGATTCTTTATAG
- a CDS encoding transposase: MEPRGGTPIAPEILLGMLVYGYATGIFSSRGLEKASYESMPVRFIAGNLHPDHDTIANFRSRFLEQIKELFVQILEMAVAANVLKVEDISVDGTKIHADASKSKAVSHKRLEEIQMQLRTEVEKLIKLGQKADGIKIDKEVDVVAEIARRKERLAHLEKAKQELHNRAQEQYELDQSKYVEKMAERAAYIEKTGKKPSGRVPSPPFLPSPIERNTISPILNHGS, encoded by the coding sequence ATGGAGCCAAGGGGTGGAACACCAATTGCACCAGAAATTTTGTTAGGAATGCTTGTATACGGTTACGCGACTGGAATCTTTAGTTCGCGAGGATTGGAAAAAGCGAGCTACGAATCAATGCCAGTTCGATTTATAGCTGGTAACTTACATCCAGACCATGATACGATTGCCAACTTTAGGAGTAGATTTCTAGAACAGATTAAAGAACTATTTGTACAAATATTGGAAATGGCAGTTGCAGCTAATGTATTGAAAGTTGAAGACATTAGTGTTGATGGGACAAAGATTCACGCAGATGCGTCCAAAAGTAAGGCAGTGAGCCACAAACGTTTAGAAGAAATTCAGATGCAATTACGAACGGAAGTGGAAAAATTGATAAAATTGGGTCAAAAAGCAGATGGAATTAAGATAGACAAAGAAGTCGATGTTGTTGCCGAAATTGCGCGGAGGAAGGAGCGATTAGCTCATCTTGAGAAGGCAAAACAAGAATTACATAATCGAGCGCAAGAGCAATACGAATTAGACCAGTCTAAATACGTTGAAAAAATGGCAGAACGAGCAGCATATATTGAAAAAACAGGGAAAAAGCCGAGCGGAAGGGTTCCATCACCCCCTTTTTTGCCATCACCGATCGAGCGCAATACAATTTCACCGATCCTCAATCACGGATCATGA
- the cofG gene encoding 7,8-didemethyl-8-hydroxy-5-deazariboflavin synthase subunit CofG, whose product MPIITYSPAYTIVPTYECFNRCSYCNFRVDPGADKWMTLDRATQILADLQDKDVCEILILSGEVHPRSSRRQAWIERIYDLGNLALEMGFLPHTNAGPLSFREMEKLAQVNVSMGLMLEALDPALLAGVHRHAPSKLPQIRLEQLDWAGKLQIPFTTGLLLGIGESAIDWESSLQAIADIHDRWGHIQEVILQPYSPGSQESFSGMGFDIQKLPVVISLARQILPTNVAIQIPPNLIPNPDLLLTCLNAGARDLGGIVPKDEVNPDYHHLQLSELTSLLANAGWELRPRLPVYPDRVHDLSDRLQAYVRTSKACLV is encoded by the coding sequence ATGCCAATTATTACATACAGTCCGGCATATACGATCGTCCCGACTTATGAGTGTTTCAATCGCTGTAGTTACTGCAACTTCCGAGTCGATCCAGGTGCTGACAAATGGATGACACTCGATCGAGCCACTCAAATCTTGGCCGATCTTCAGGATAAAGATGTCTGTGAAATCTTGATTTTAAGTGGCGAGGTGCATCCCCGATCTTCACGCCGCCAAGCTTGGATCGAGCGCATTTACGATCTGGGCAATCTAGCTTTAGAGATGGGCTTTTTGCCACATACGAATGCTGGCCCTTTGAGCTTTAGAGAAATGGAGAAATTAGCACAAGTTAATGTGTCGATGGGATTGATGCTAGAAGCTCTAGATCCAGCTTTACTCGCTGGAGTGCATCGTCACGCACCGAGTAAATTACCTCAAATCAGACTCGAACAACTAGATTGGGCTGGTAAGCTACAAATCCCGTTTACGACAGGGTTACTATTAGGCATCGGCGAATCTGCAATCGATTGGGAAAGTAGTTTACAAGCAATTGCGGATATTCACGATCGCTGGGGGCATATTCAAGAAGTCATCCTCCAACCTTATAGTCCCGGTAGCCAGGAAAGTTTTTCAGGAATGGGTTTTGACATTCAAAAATTACCAGTAGTAATTAGTTTAGCCAGACAAATATTACCGACTAATGTTGCGATTCAGATCCCGCCGAATTTAATTCCCAATCCCGATTTATTATTAACTTGTCTGAATGCGGGTGCGCGAGATTTAGGCGGTATAGTTCCTAAAGATGAAGTCAATCCCGACTATCATCATTTGCAGTTATCAGAATTAACTAGCCTACTCGCCAATGCTGGCTGGGAATTACGTCCGAGATTGCCAGTTTATCCCGATCGAGTCCATGATTTGTCCGATCGATTACAAGCTTATGTTCGCACAAGTAAAGCCTGTCTAGTTTGA
- the frr gene encoding ribosome recycling factor: protein MKFADVEGHMQKAVESVGRSFNTIRTGRASTSLLDRVTIDYYGTPTPLKSLANIGTPDSTTITIQPFDRSSMSTIEKAISLSDIGLTPNNDGSTIRLNIPPLTGERRKEFVKQASKYAEEGKISVRNIRRDAIDFIKKQEKASEISEDESKDLQDKIQKLTDKYGAQIDRVLAEKEKDIMTV from the coding sequence GTGAAATTTGCTGATGTCGAAGGTCATATGCAGAAGGCGGTGGAATCCGTCGGGAGATCGTTTAATACCATTCGCACCGGACGGGCGAGTACTAGCTTGCTCGATCGAGTGACGATCGATTATTATGGGACGCCGACGCCATTAAAGTCGCTGGCAAATATCGGGACGCCCGATTCGACGACGATTACCATTCAACCATTCGATCGCAGTAGCATGAGTACGATCGAGAAAGCAATTTCGCTCTCGGATATTGGCTTGACTCCCAATAACGATGGTTCGACAATCCGGCTCAATATTCCGCCACTTACTGGCGAACGTCGCAAGGAATTTGTCAAACAAGCTAGCAAATATGCCGAGGAAGGTAAAATCTCCGTCCGCAATATCCGTCGCGACGCGATCGATTTTATTAAAAAACAAGAAAAGGCTAGCGAAATTTCTGAAGATGAATCGAAAGATCTTCAAGATAAAATTCAGAAGCTAACCGATAAATATGGTGCTCAAATCGATCGGGTGTTGGCTGAAAAGGAAAAAGATATTATGACAGTTTAA
- a CDS encoding tetratricopeptide repeat protein, with the protein MMRHSLIELRFSSLPILTEKSYLRQAASHDRSLAIEPNDPTVWYNRGNSLLYLEKYPEAIASYHRAILFEKGSANEIDPKLSAAWGNCGVALDRLGRYLEAIDCYREAVNIAPNYSEAWCNWGVALGRLECYADALACFDRALAIHPDDLTARTMRNLVLTHLDRSNAAISTSPDSVSVL; encoded by the coding sequence ATGATGAGGCACAGCCTCATCGAACTCAGGTTTAGTAGTCTCCCGATCCTAACCGAAAAATCTTATCTCCGACAGGCTGCTAGTCACGATCGTTCGCTCGCAATAGAGCCAAACGACCCGACGGTTTGGTATAATCGCGGCAACTCACTACTTTATTTAGAAAAATACCCAGAAGCAATTGCCAGCTACCATCGCGCGATTCTCTTTGAGAAAGGCTCTGCCAACGAGATCGACCCGAAATTATCGGCAGCCTGGGGTAATTGTGGAGTTGCATTGGACCGATTAGGTCGATATTTAGAAGCGATCGATTGTTACCGTGAAGCCGTAAATATTGCTCCCAACTATAGCGAAGCTTGGTGCAATTGGGGGGTAGCATTAGGCCGATTGGAGTGCTATGCAGACGCACTGGCTTGCTTCGATCGCGCTTTGGCAATTCACCCCGACGATCTTACCGCTCGGACGATGCGGAACTTAGTGCTGACTCATTTAGATCGATCTAACGCAGCCATTTCGACCTCGCCCGATTCTGTCTCGGTACTCTGA
- a CDS encoding sterol desaturase family protein: MQHGLIYFFYPILLVAVAIEIYFSSNSRHRNYHWQESIASLWIFLIHHLTQILFRFVPTGILFFAWQHRLLTVSFDRWWSIPLLFISLEFCYYWYHRAAHQVRWLWATHAVHHSIQYFNLSAAYRLGWTGWLSGNILFFMPLSWLGFHPMAVGIGLSLNLLYQFWIHTELIPKLGVFELVFNTPSHHRVHHASNSEYIDRNYGGVLIIFDRLFGTFVAEKSDLPIIYGLTHSLAAHNPVKIALYEWYRILKDIVVAKTWRERLRAILGAPV; the protein is encoded by the coding sequence ATGCAGCACGGTTTAATTTACTTTTTTTACCCAATTCTATTAGTAGCGGTCGCAATTGAAATATATTTTAGTAGCAATAGTCGCCACCGGAATTATCATTGGCAAGAGAGCATTGCTTCACTATGGATTTTTCTGATTCATCATTTGACTCAAATCCTGTTTAGGTTCGTACCTACAGGGATCTTATTCTTTGCTTGGCAGCATCGATTATTGACGGTGTCATTCGATCGGTGGTGGAGTATTCCTTTATTATTTATCTCGCTCGAATTTTGTTATTACTGGTATCATCGTGCGGCTCATCAAGTTCGGTGGCTGTGGGCGACTCATGCCGTTCATCACTCCATCCAATATTTTAATTTATCCGCTGCCTATCGTTTGGGCTGGACGGGTTGGTTGTCGGGGAATATTCTCTTTTTTATGCCATTGAGTTGGTTGGGCTTTCACCCAATGGCAGTTGGCATTGGGCTATCGTTAAATTTATTATATCAATTTTGGATTCATACCGAATTAATTCCTAAACTGGGTGTTTTTGAACTAGTATTCAATACACCTTCCCATCACCGCGTTCATCACGCTTCTAATTCTGAATATATCGATCGCAATTACGGCGGCGTGCTGATTATCTTCGATCGATTATTTGGCACGTTTGTTGCCGAAAAATCCGATCTACCCATCATCTATGGGTTGACGCATTCACTGGCTGCTCACAACCCCGTCAAAATTGCCTTGTATGAGTGGTATCGCATATTGAAAGATATTGTCGTAGCCAAAACATGGCGGGAGCGATTGAGGGCGATTCTCGGTGCGCCTGTTTGA
- a CDS encoding 2Fe-2S iron-sulfur cluster-binding protein has product MTQIYTVEIHHQGEVHTIEVPEDKQILRAAGAAGIYLPVSCNAGVCTTCAAQILEGEVDQGEGMGVSPELQAQGYALLCVAYPRSNLKIATEKEDEVYELQFGQHQR; this is encoded by the coding sequence ATGACACAAATTTATACCGTAGAGATCCATCATCAGGGAGAAGTTCACACGATCGAAGTTCCTGAAGATAAACAGATTTTACGCGCTGCTGGTGCGGCAGGAATATATTTACCAGTATCTTGCAATGCTGGCGTCTGTACTACTTGTGCTGCGCAGATATTAGAAGGAGAGGTAGATCAAGGCGAGGGCATGGGCGTGAGTCCAGAATTACAGGCTCAAGGATATGCCTTACTATGCGTTGCTTATCCACGTTCCAATCTGAAAATCGCAACTGAGAAGGAGGATGAGGTGTACGAGTTACAGTTCGGACAGCATCAGCGTTAA
- a CDS encoding trypsin-like serine peptidase, with protein sequence MRSILKFSRNIGVGILLTLGIGGYLADVTVNAAIFDRAGRKIPDREVNSDRVNWQLLSAITDRKYNGVGVIDTNYGVCTGFAINSGTLGAPAYVLTNGHCQGSSRKLPNEREILVDRSTKTNFIVNYFHDFKPQRATFAVKRMVYGTMKNNDIAILELKITQGELLKAGIVPLQLAPQPAAIGEPLIVVGIPSEGVKEELNFLHAATCKAGERANVKEDVYNWTQSIRHQCSIVGGMSGSPMISRLTQQVVGIINTGVNDSASNQPQCSLNRPCEVVKNNLVQTFPQENYGQLVDRIPTCFDRRGIFNLQQSSCQLERP encoded by the coding sequence ATGCGTTCGATCTTAAAGTTTAGCCGCAACATTGGCGTGGGGATATTACTGACGCTCGGAATCGGCGGATATTTAGCAGATGTCACCGTCAATGCCGCAATTTTCGATCGCGCTGGACGGAAAATACCCGATCGGGAAGTAAACTCAGATCGGGTCAATTGGCAACTACTCTCTGCCATCACCGATCGCAAATACAATGGCGTTGGCGTCATTGATACCAATTATGGCGTCTGTACTGGATTTGCCATTAATAGCGGCACTCTGGGCGCACCTGCATACGTCCTCACCAACGGTCATTGTCAAGGTAGCTCTCGCAAACTACCCAACGAGCGCGAAATTTTAGTCGATCGATCGACTAAGACCAATTTTATCGTCAACTATTTTCATGATTTTAAGCCCCAACGTGCGACTTTTGCCGTCAAACGGATGGTCTATGGCACGATGAAAAATAACGATATTGCCATCCTGGAATTAAAGATCACCCAGGGGGAATTGCTCAAAGCCGGAATCGTACCCCTCCAACTTGCGCCCCAACCCGCAGCCATCGGCGAACCGCTGATAGTTGTTGGCATACCTTCGGAAGGTGTCAAAGAAGAACTCAATTTCCTTCATGCTGCCACCTGTAAAGCCGGAGAACGCGCCAATGTTAAAGAAGATGTTTATAACTGGACGCAATCGATTCGCCACCAGTGCAGCATTGTTGGCGGTATGTCTGGTTCGCCGATGATCTCGCGGCTGACACAGCAAGTCGTGGGAATTATTAATACTGGCGTTAATGACAGTGCCAGCAACCAACCCCAATGCAGTCTAAATCGCCCATGTGAGGTCGTCAAAAATAACTTAGTGCAAACTTTTCCTCAAGAAAATTATGGTCAGTTAGTCGATCGCATTCCCACTTGTTTCGATCGACGCGGGATCTTCAATCTTCAGCAGTCTAGCTGTCAACTAGAACGTCCGTAG